The Streptomyces sp. ALI-76-A nucleotide sequence ACGGCCGTGGAGTTCGGCGTCCGGGTCGTCCCAGACCACGCCGACGAGCGAGAAGCGCCGTACGTCCCGGCGGGACAGGCCCTGTTCACCGGCGGGCCCGAGGGCGCGGTCGCTCACGAGCGGCCTCAGCGGCAGCGACTGGGTGCTGCCGGACACCTCCGCGGGCCGCGCCGGTCTCGCGGTCGTCCGAGCCGTGCCGGCCGTGACCGTACGAGCCTTGGCCGTACGGGTCGTAGCCGGATGGATCGTGGCCGGATGGATCGTGGCCGGGTGGGCCGCCACGGCTGCCGCGTTCACCGGGGCCGGAGTGTTCGCGGCGGCCGCGGGCGGGGTCAGCGGAAGGGCCAGGGCGGCCGCGCAGGTGACACCGATCGAGGAAACAAGGAATCCACGCATGCCCCCGATCTTGGACATAGTCATACATATCTGTCCATCGGGGAATTGACGGGCCGTCGGCCGGTGTTGCGCCGAACCGGTGGTGGGGAGAAGGCCCGGCGGCTCGATGCGCGGGGGCGGTCCGCGTACCCTTCTGCGGGTGAACGCCACCGATCGCACCCCCGCCGACCTGCTGCGTTCCGCGCTCGCCGCGGATCCCGGACGCCCACTGGTGACCTTCTACGACGACGCCACGGGCGAACGCGTCGAATTGTCCGTGGCCACCTTCGCCAACTGGGTGGCCAAGACCTCGAACCTCCTCCAGGGTGATCTCGCCGCCGCGCCCGGTGACCGGGTCGCGCTGCTGCTGCCCGCGCACTGGCAGACGGCGGTGTGGCTGCTGGCGTGTTCGTCGGTGGGGGTGATCGCGGACGTCGGCGGGGATCCGGGGACGGCCGACGTCGTGGTGAGCGGGCCGGACTCCCTGGAGGCGGCACGGGCGTGCTCCGGAGAGCGCGTCGCCATGGCGCTGCGACCGTTGGGCGGGCGGTTTCCGCAGGCCCCGGCGGGATTCGCCGACTACGCCGTCGAGGTGCCGGGTCAGGGGGACCGGTTCGCGCCGTTCGCGCCGGTGGACCCGGAGGAGCCGGCGTTGATCGTCGCCGGGCGGCAGTTCAGCGGGGCCGAGGTGGTCGAGCGGGCCCGGGCGGAGGCGCCGGGGGTGGGGCTCACGGGGCCGGGGTCCCGGGTGCTGTCCGGGTTGCCGTACGACACGTGGGAGGGACTGAACGCGGGGTTGTACGCGCCGTTGGCCGTCGGGGGGTCCGTGGTGTTGTGCCGGAACCTCGATCGGCTGGGGGAGGAAGGACTGGCGAAGCGGATCGAGAGTGAGCGGGTGACTGCGACGGCGCGGTAGGCGGGGCGGGGGTGAGCGGCCTTCGCGCCCGCCCGGCTCGTTCCGGGGGCTGCCGTCCCCAGACCCCCGCTTCCGCCCGGGAGAGGCCTCGCCCTCAGGCGCCGGACGGACCGAGGTCGCCCGGACCGGCGCCGACGAGAAGCGAAGGTACCGGCTCAGGCCGGCGACGTACCGGCTCGGGGCCGCGTCGCCCCCTCCCCCGTTCGGCCCATCTCCATCCGCCCCCCGCCCTCCGTCCGCGCCATCGTCGTAGAAGCAGCCCGCACGACACGCTCGTACGTCATGAGGGGTGGATCCGACGTGACCGACACCGCAGGTGCGCCCTTCTCACGGGACGGCGCCGCCGTCGGCCTCAGTCCGGGGGTGGGGGCCTCCGCCACCGGGCGGGGGCTGATACGGCGGCGGAGGCGGAGGTGGGTGCGCGGGACGGGACTCGTCGTGGCGGTCGGCGTGCTCGCGGCCGGCGGGGCCGGATGGGCCGTCTACGCGAAGCTCGACGGCAACATCACGCCCGACGAGGCGGCCGCGGCCGAACTCGCCCGGTACGAGGAGGAGCGGCCCACCGCGCTCGTACGGGGCGCGCGGAACATCCTGGTGATCGGGTCGGACTCCCGGTCGGGGGACGGGAACCGCCGGTACGGGCGGGACTCCGGGACCGAGCGGTCCGACACGACCATCCTGCTGCACCTGGCCGCCGGACGCCGCAGCGCCACCGCCGTCTCGCTGCCCCGGGACCTCATGGTGGACGTCCCCAGTTGCCGCCGGCCCGACGGCAGCCGCACCGAGCCCATGTTCGCGATGTTCAACTACGCCTTCCAGATGGGCGGTTCGGCCTGCACCGTGCGGACCGTCGAGCGGCTCACGGACATCCGCGTGGACCACTACGTGGTCGTCGACTTCCACGGGTTCAAGGACATGGTCGACGCGATCGACGGCGTCGAGGTGTGCCTCACCGAGCCGATCCACGACAAGGCCGCCAAACTGAGGCTGCCGGCGGGACGGGTGAAGCTCGACGGCGAGCAGGCCCTCGGCTACGTCCGCGTCCGCAAGTCCCTCGGCAACGGCAGCGACACCGACCGGATGGAGCGTCAGCAGCGTTTCCTGGGTGCCCTCGTCAACAAGGTGCGCGGCAACGACGTCCTGCTGAACCCGGTGAAGCTCTATCCCGTGCTGGACGCGGCCACGTCCTCCCTGACGACCGATCCCGGTCTGGCGAGCCTGCGCGGGCTGTACGAACTCGTGCGCGGAGTACGTCACATCCCCACCGAACGCGTGCAATTCCTGACCGTGCCCCGGGAGTCGTACGTCTACAACGCCAATCGCGACCAACTCGTGGAACCGGAAGCCGAGAAGCTGTTCGAGCGACTGCGCTCGGACGCGCCGGTCGAGGTGACCCGGGCCGCTCCCGAGGATTCCACGACGAAAAGCTCCGACCCGGCGCGGGACAGCGGCGAGAACGACGAAATGGGGGACGAAGAGGAGGGCGGCGATTCCGCCGGGGAGTCGTTCGACTACGGCGAGTACGAGTACAGCCGCCACTACAACTCCCAGGCCGGCTACGGAGCTGACGACGGGAAACCGGGCGAGAAGCGGCCCGCCGAACCCGCGCCCCCGATTTCCCCGACGCCCACGTTCCGCGGGAACACCGCCGCCGAAGACCCCTGCGAGTAAAGCATTCGCCAAGGTGGCGAACCGGCGTCCGAGAATATGGGCGGATTGCCCGCTTGTAGGGAAGTGGAATGCGTCACCGGCGTCGCTTCCCGCCTTACCTGGCGGTTAGTGTGAGCGATCCGGTGCACCCGGCCACAAGGTCCGTCCTGGGTCAGGCACCGTGAGACCGAGACCCGGGCGCCTTTTGAGGGGGAAGGCGCCGCGTGCCCCGACGGAGGAATCGGACAACCGTGGACGCGCAAGGCCGTGGGCGGGCGGACGACATCGACCCCGCAGACCAGTGGGTACTCAACCCGGAGACCGGCGAATACGAACTGCGACTGGGCCCTTCCGCACCGCAGTCGGCGGTTCCCGGACCGCGGGCCGCCGTCCCGGCCGGAACGGCCCCGGCACGCGGTCGCAGGGCGGCACCCGCGACCCCCGGCCGCGAGAGTCCCGGCCGCAGGACTTCCGGCCGTGGGACTTCCGGCCGTGGGACTCCTGACCGCGAGACGTCCAGCCCTGAGACACCTGGCCGTGACGTACCCGGCCGTGGCGCACCCGGCCGCCAGGTCCCGCCCCCGCGCAGGCGGCGCGGCGCGCCCGAGGAGCCGCTGCCGGGCCGGCGCGGGCGCCGGCCGGTCAAGAAGACCTCGAAGGCCAGGAAGGCCCTGCTGTGGACCGGCGGCACGATGGCGTTCGTGCTGGTGGCCGCGGCGGGGGGCGCCTACCTCTACATCGAGCACCTCAACGGCAACATCCAGTCCGTCGCCGACGACGGCGCGAGCACCGGTGGCTTCCAGAAGGACAAGGCCATCAACATCCTGGTGATCGGCACCGACAAGCGCACGGGCTCGGGCAACGAGGGCTACGGCGACGCCGGCAGCGTCGGGCACGCGGACACCACGATCCTGCTGCACGTCTCCAAGGACCGGACGAACGCGACCGCCCTCAGCATCCCGCGCGACCTGATCGTCGACGTCCCCGACTGTCCCACCCAGCAGGCCGACGGCAGCCAGAAGATCATCCCGGGCACGGCCGGCGTCCGCTTCAACACGAGCCTCGGGCAGGACGGCCGGACGCCCAGCTGCACCGTGCGGACCGTCACCGAGCTGACCGGGGTCACTCCCGACAACTTCATGGTCGCCGACTTCAACGCGGTCAAGACGCTGACCACGGCGGTCGGCGGGGTCGACGTGTGTCTCGCCAAGGACATCAAGGACCCGGACTCGCATCTGGACCTGAAGAAGGGGACGCAGCACATCTCGGGCGAGACGGCTCTCGCCTTCGTGCGCACCCGGCACGCCGTGGGACTCGGCGGTGACCTGAGCCGGATCACCCTCCAGCAGCAGTTCCTCAGCGCGCTGATGCGGAAACTGAAGTCCAACGACACGCTGACCAGCCCGTCGAAGATGATCAAGCTGGCGGAGGCGGGCACGAAGGCGCTGACCGTCGACTCCAACCTGGACAGCATCAACAAGCTGAAGGACCTCGGTCTGGAGCTGGGCAAGCTCAACACCAAGAACCTGACGTTCACCACGGTCCCGGTGATCGACAACCCGGCGGAGAAGGTCAAGGCGACCGTCGTCGTCAACCCGTCATCGGCTCCCCAGGTGTTCAGCATGATCCGGAAGGACGTGTCGTTCACCGAGGTCAAGGCACAGAAGAAGAAGGAGGCGGCGGCCGTCGCCGCCCGTCTGAAGGGCACCAAGGCGCCCGCCTCACAGGTGCGGGTGCGCATCATGAACGGCGGCGCCGTGGCCGGCAGCGCGCAGGAGACGCTCAACTGGCTTCAGCTGGACGAGGGGGTCGAGAAGTCCGAGAACGCGGGCAACGCACCGGAGGAACTGGCCAGGACCACGCTCGAGTACGCTCCCGACCAGGCCGACCAGGCACGTCGGCTGGCGGACATCATGGGCCTGTCCGGCTCGGCGATGAAGCCGGGCAAGAGCGTGACCAACTCCCAGGGGCTGCCCGCGATGACGCTGACCCTGGGCAAGGACTTCGAGGGCGCCGGCGTGTCGCTGACCACTCCGACGAAGGCGCCGGAGGGAATTCGGAAGTCCACGGCTGACAAGGTCGAGTGCGCCGAGTGACCTGACGGGCCTGTCGTACGTCTAAGGGGACGTGGGACAGGCCCGTTCGGCGGTGCGAGGGTGGGGAGACTGGGGATGACGCACAGCAGTGTGCACGGGGAGGGGACCCGTCCGGACGCGCGGCCGGACGGCGGACCGGGCCGGGAGGGCGGCCGCCGCACGAACGGCGGGGCCGGCCGCCGCCGCAAACAGTCCGGCGCCGGCGAGGCGGGAGGCGGGGACGGCTCCGGCAGAGCCGGTACGGGAAGCGGGGACGGCTCCGGCAGGAGCGGTACGGCGAGCGGGCACGGCTCCGGCAGGAGCGGTACGGCGAGCGGGGACGGCTCCGGCAGAGGCGGTCCGGGGAGCGGGCACGGCGGACAGCGCGGCCGGCAGCGGCCCGGGGGCAGGCGCCGGGTGCTGCGCTGGTCGGCGACGACACTCGCGGTGCTGATACTCGGCACGGCCGGCGCCGGATACCTGTACTACCAGCACCTCAACGGCAACATCCAGAAGGGCGAGCGCAGCAGCGGCGACTCCAAGGCGAACCGCACCGAGCCGAACGCGGACGGCCAGACCCCGCTGAACATCCTGCTCATCGGCTCGGACAGCCGTAAGTCCGACGCGAACGTGGCCCTCGGCGGCAGCAGGGACCATCGCGACAACCCGCCGCTGGGCGATGTGCAGATGCTCATCCACCTCTCCGCGGACCGCGAGAGCGCGGCGGTCGTCAGCATCCCGCGCGACACCCGGGTCGACATCCCGGCGTGCAAGGACCCGGACACCGGCGAGGCGTACGCGGCGACCAACAGGATCATCAACGAGTCCCTGAGCCGCGGCGGGGCCGGCTGCACCCTGGCCACCTGGGAGAACCTCACCGGGGTCTACATCGACCACTGGATGACGATCGACTTCGCGGGCGTGGTGAGCATGGCGGACGCCATCGGCGGCGTCGAGGTCTGTGTGAGGCAGAACGTGTGGGACCGCCCGCTGCCCGGTGTGTCCGGCGGCTCCCAGCTGAAGCTGGAGGCGGGCAGGACCAAGGTCGAGGGCGAGCAGGCGCTCCAGTGGCTGCGTACCCGGCACGCCTGGGGCAGTGACCCGCTGCGGGCCCGCGCCCAGCACATGTACATGAACTCGATGATCCGCACGCTGAAGGACCAGAACGTCTTCACCGACGGCGGCCGGCTGACGAAGCTGGCCGAGGCGGCCACCGAGTCCCTGACGGTCTCGGAGGAGATCGGCACGGTGAAGAAGCTGTACGACCTCGGCATGCAGCTCAAGACGGTGCCCACGGACCGCATCACGATGACGACGATGCCGACCGTGCAGGACCCGAAGAACGTCAACCACCTGCTGCCCGCGGGCGACGACGCGGAGAAGATGTGGGCGATGCTCCGCGACGACGTGCCCTTCGACGACAACGGCACGAAGGGCGAGGGCTCGAAGAACGAGGACGCGAAGACGGACGGCTCGAAGACGGACGCCCGGCAGACGGCGGGCGCCGACAAGGGCACCGGCGATCCCGCGGCCGCGAAGGACGAGATCGGCGTCCTGGTGAGCAACGCCACCCGCACCGCCGCACTCGGCCCGGTCGCCGGGCGCGCGAGCACGATCGCCGAGGCGCTGGTCGCCAAGGGCTACACGAGGGCGGGCAAGGACACCTCACCGGCGGTGGCCGAGGAGCGGACCGTGGTGCGCTATCCGAGCGCCGAACTGGCGGGTGACGCCCAAGCGGTCGCCAAGTCCCTCGGGATTCCTGTGAGTTCGGTGAAGAAGTCGACCGATGCCTCCGGTGTCACAGTCGTCGTCGGCGCCGACTGGCGCACGGGCACGGCGTATCCGAAGCAGGCGTCCCCCGAGGCCGGTGACCTGCCCAGCAACTCCGACGCCATCAACGGGTCGGACACCGGTCAGTGCATGGACGTCTACCAGCCCTACCGCTGGTAGACGGGCTCCCCGTTCCGTCAATCCACAGGAAAATTCCGTCGCCGCCCCATGGTGCGGCTAGTGTGAGCGGTCCAGTGATCCCCGGCCACGAGATCTGGCCCA carries:
- a CDS encoding LCP family protein, which codes for MRWSATTLAVLILGTAGAGYLYYQHLNGNIQKGERSSGDSKANRTEPNADGQTPLNILLIGSDSRKSDANVALGGSRDHRDNPPLGDVQMLIHLSADRESAAVVSIPRDTRVDIPACKDPDTGEAYAATNRIINESLSRGGAGCTLATWENLTGVYIDHWMTIDFAGVVSMADAIGGVEVCVRQNVWDRPLPGVSGGSQLKLEAGRTKVEGEQALQWLRTRHAWGSDPLRARAQHMYMNSMIRTLKDQNVFTDGGRLTKLAEAATESLTVSEEIGTVKKLYDLGMQLKTVPTDRITMTTMPTVQDPKNVNHLLPAGDDAEKMWAMLRDDVPFDDNGTKGEGSKNEDAKTDGSKTDARQTAGADKGTGDPAAAKDEIGVLVSNATRTAALGPVAGRASTIAEALVAKGYTRAGKDTSPAVAEERTVVRYPSAELAGDAQAVAKSLGIPVSSVKKSTDASGVTVVVGADWRTGTAYPKQASPEAGDLPSNSDAINGSDTGQCMDVYQPYRW
- a CDS encoding TIGR03089 family protein — encoded protein: MNATDRTPADLLRSALAADPGRPLVTFYDDATGERVELSVATFANWVAKTSNLLQGDLAAAPGDRVALLLPAHWQTAVWLLACSSVGVIADVGGDPGTADVVVSGPDSLEAARACSGERVAMALRPLGGRFPQAPAGFADYAVEVPGQGDRFAPFAPVDPEEPALIVAGRQFSGAEVVERARAEAPGVGLTGPGSRVLSGLPYDTWEGLNAGLYAPLAVGGSVVLCRNLDRLGEEGLAKRIESERVTATAR
- a CDS encoding LCP family protein, giving the protein MDAQGRGRADDIDPADQWVLNPETGEYELRLGPSAPQSAVPGPRAAVPAGTAPARGRRAAPATPGRESPGRRTSGRGTSGRGTPDRETSSPETPGRDVPGRGAPGRQVPPPRRRRGAPEEPLPGRRGRRPVKKTSKARKALLWTGGTMAFVLVAAAGGAYLYIEHLNGNIQSVADDGASTGGFQKDKAINILVIGTDKRTGSGNEGYGDAGSVGHADTTILLHVSKDRTNATALSIPRDLIVDVPDCPTQQADGSQKIIPGTAGVRFNTSLGQDGRTPSCTVRTVTELTGVTPDNFMVADFNAVKTLTTAVGGVDVCLAKDIKDPDSHLDLKKGTQHISGETALAFVRTRHAVGLGGDLSRITLQQQFLSALMRKLKSNDTLTSPSKMIKLAEAGTKALTVDSNLDSINKLKDLGLELGKLNTKNLTFTTVPVIDNPAEKVKATVVVNPSSAPQVFSMIRKDVSFTEVKAQKKKEAAAVAARLKGTKAPASQVRVRIMNGGAVAGSAQETLNWLQLDEGVEKSENAGNAPEELARTTLEYAPDQADQARRLADIMGLSGSAMKPGKSVTNSQGLPAMTLTLGKDFEGAGVSLTTPTKAPEGIRKSTADKVECAE
- a CDS encoding LCP family protein, which translates into the protein MGASATGRGLIRRRRRRWVRGTGLVVAVGVLAAGGAGWAVYAKLDGNITPDEAAAAELARYEEERPTALVRGARNILVIGSDSRSGDGNRRYGRDSGTERSDTTILLHLAAGRRSATAVSLPRDLMVDVPSCRRPDGSRTEPMFAMFNYAFQMGGSACTVRTVERLTDIRVDHYVVVDFHGFKDMVDAIDGVEVCLTEPIHDKAAKLRLPAGRVKLDGEQALGYVRVRKSLGNGSDTDRMERQQRFLGALVNKVRGNDVLLNPVKLYPVLDAATSSLTTDPGLASLRGLYELVRGVRHIPTERVQFLTVPRESYVYNANRDQLVEPEAEKLFERLRSDAPVEVTRAAPEDSTTKSSDPARDSGENDEMGDEEEGGDSAGESFDYGEYEYSRHYNSQAGYGADDGKPGEKRPAEPAPPISPTPTFRGNTAAEDPCE